One genomic window of Providencia hangzhouensis includes the following:
- a CDS encoding type II toxin-antitoxin system HicB family antitoxin, with product MIKSSNVMTIDGHPASVIYEAEIKAFRGKFLDVSGYCDFVSDSIEGLKKEARISLAEYIEGCQEEGINPFKEQETVKSFTLRYPSRLEAYLNAVTTEHNVSKNQYIVQLLERELNIK from the coding sequence ATGATTAAAAGCAGTAATGTGATGACGATAGACGGCCATCCTGCATCTGTTATCTATGAAGCTGAAATTAAAGCGTTTCGTGGTAAGTTTTTAGATGTAAGTGGTTACTGTGATTTTGTTTCTGATAGCATTGAAGGGTTAAAAAAAGAAGCGCGAATTTCTTTAGCAGAATACATCGAAGGCTGCCAAGAAGAAGGGATTAACCCGTTCAAAGAACAAGAAACGGTAAAGTCATTTACGCTGCGTTACCCAAGCCGCTTAGAGGCTTATTTAAATGCGGTAACAACTGAGCATAATGTTTCTAAAAATCAGTATATTGTTCAGCTGCTTGAGCGTGAACTGAATATCAAATAA